The Rhodobium gokarnense genomic interval TTCTCCTGGCTGACGCAGCCTTCGATCGCGGAAACGATGGAGGTGAAGAACGGGTTGTCGAGATCGGGAACGAGAACGGCTATGATCTGCGCCTTGCCGGTGCGCAGTTGCGAGGCGAGGCGGTCGGTCTGGTAGCCAAGCTCCGCGGCGACCTTGCGGACGTGGTCCGCGAGATCCTTGTTGACGGGCTTGCGACCGGTCAGGACGTTGGACACGGTTCCGGGGGAAACCCCGGCCTTCTTGGCCACGTCGCGGATCGATACCGGCTTGTCGGACATTTCCTCTCGCTTCGTTTCGCCGCTTGATCACGGTCTAGAAAAACGATTTACTGAAAAACGTTTTACAGTACCGTAGTAAAGGACGCAAGGCGGAATCCGACATGGCGCCTTGCGTTACCCTGACGGAGACGGACGATGGGCCTCGGGAACACCGAAACGATCGCTTTTGAGGACCTGGTGGAACGCTTGAAAACGCGCGGCGGCGCGGGCGGCCGGCTGCTCGTTGCGCTCGCCGGTCCGCCGGCGGCGGGCAAGTCGACGCTCGCCGATCGCCTCGCCGATGCCCTCAACGCTGCGGCGCCGGAAAGCACGGCTGTCTTCGGCCTCGACGGCTACCACTTCGACGACATGGTGCTGGAGGCCCGCGGCATGCGGGCGCGCAAGGGCGCGCCGGACACCTTCGACGTCGCCGGCTTCGCCCACATGCTCGCCCGGCTGAAGGCGAATGCGGAAGAGGAGGGGATCGCCGTTCCCGTCTTCGACCGGGACCTGGAAATCGCCCGGGCCGGGGCGCGGATCATTCCGCAGTCCGTCCGCACCCTGATCGTGGAGGGCAACTACCTGCTGCTCGACCGGCCGCGCTGGCGCGACCTTGCCGCGCTGTTCGACGTGACCGTCGGCCTCGACTGCGATCTGGCCGTCCTCGAAGCACGGCTCAAGCAACGCTGGGAAAGACTCAGTTCTGCCGAGGCTGCGGCCAAGATTGCGGACAATGACCTGCCCAATGCGCGCCTCGTGGTTGGCGAAAGCATGGCTCCGGACCTCAGGATTGCCTGCGACCCATCGTCTTCCTAATGGCTCGCGGACGCATTTTTCCGGGGTTCTCGGTGCGGATGCGTCAAATTCTTCTCAAATTGGGCCGAAAGACCACATTTGTGCCGTTTTTTGACCTGAAGCGGAGCAGTGTCGACGGGTCGTCCGGCAAAGTTCGACGCGACCTTAACGATGATGTAAGAGTCCTCGTGGATGTTGAGGGTTGGATGCACGTGTGGGGAGGCATCCGACGCTTGATACCCGACGCGCCCGGACGTGGCGCATCTACCGCAAAGCGGATGGCAACGGTGCTGTCGGTTTGGCGGGACGCGACAAGCGGGTCAGGCGTTCCGTAGGCCGACACAGCGTATTGAGTAAGGGCGGCATGCGTCACGGCATCAACGACCAGTCAGCGGCAGCGCCGGCGGGCTTCGATCCGCTTGGGGCAGGGCGATTCGCAAAGCTTCCGGTGAGGATCCTCCTGGTCGTTGCGGTCAGCGCCATGGTCGCCGCCTGTGCCACCGACAACAAGGGCAGCGGCAAGCGCTCCAAGGAATATTTCTCCGAAAAGAAGTATGGCGTGAAGGCGAGCCCGCGGGTCGCCAGGAACGGCAAGAAGATCCGCTCCGGCGGCGGCCGCTACCTGGTCGGCAAGCCCTACAAGGTCGCCGGCAAGTGGTACAAGCCCCGGAAGGTCCGCAAATACACCAAGACCGGCTACGCCTCCTGGTACGGGTCCGCCTTCCACGGCCGGCTCACCGCCAATGGCGAAGTCTACGATATGAACCGGCTGTCGGCGGCCCACACCACCCTGCCGCTGCCGTCCTATGTCCGCGTCACCAATCTGAAGAACGATCGCTCGGTGATCGTGCGCGTCAACGACCGCGGCCCGTTCCACGGCAAGCGCGTGATCGATCTGTCGAAGCGTACCGCCGATTTGCTCGATTTCCGGCATAGCGGCGTCGCCAAGGTCAAGGTCGAATATGTCGGCGATGCGCCGCTGGAAGGCCACGACCACGCCATGCTGATGGCGTCCTATCGCGGCCCGGGCCAGACGGCGCCTGGCGGCACCTTCCCGGGCACGATGATCGCGAGCGCGACGCCGAAGACGCCGGCCGCCGCCGAGGTCGCGACGCCCGCAAGGCCGACCCCGCCGGTGATGCTGGCCCAGGCGCCGGTGCCCAAGCCGCGTCCGTTCTGGGCCGCGACCGCGCCGGTCGAGGTCGCGTTCGATCCGGCGTCCGCCTTTGCCGCCGGCGATGGCGTCATGGTCGCCTCGCTTGAAACCCCCGTTACCTCGCCGACGGCCGAGCCCGCCGGTGCCGCACAGAGCGCCGTCACCGGCACCTACAGCCCGGACGACAGCCGGCCGGATGCAAAGGTCGCCCTTGCCGAGAACGCCGCCGACGATGCGCGCCGCGTGCGCACCGTCACCTATCGGATGCCTGGGCAGGACAGGGTCGCGACGCCGCAGCGCGCTGCCGCGCCGGTCCAGCGATCCGAGCCCGTGCGCGTCGCCTCCAATCCGATCAATCTGCAGCCGCAGCAACCGGCCCGCCAGGTGCGCCAGGCCGTTTCCAACGACACCGGCCTGCGTCTGCGTCGCAGTTCCGCGCCGGTGCCGCCGGCCCCGGTCGGCGCGACGCCGCCCGCCAATGTCGGCGGTCCCTTCGTCCCCGTTTCGGCCGATGCGTCCAGCGCCGTCTTTACCGCCGGCGGCCTCTTCTACGCCCGTCCGGACCGCATCGAGGCCGGCTACCAGGTGATCGCCAGCGTCGCCGACGGTTCCGTGCCGCTCAGCACCCTGGAAGCCCGCATTGCCGCTGCCGGCCAGCGCGCCGTCGCGGCCCGGGCCGACATCCGCCTCGGCGTCTTCCGCAATCCGCAGAGCATCGCCAAGCTGGAGCGCGGACTTGCCCATCTCGGCCGCATCGACCGGCGCACCGTCACCGCCAATGGCGAGGCGCTGACGCTCCTGTCGCTGACCGAGATCAAGGCCGGCGTTTCGACCGATGACGCCATTGCCGCCGCCGAAAGGCTCGGTGCCGCGGGCGCCCATCCGGTGCGCTGAGCAGGGCCCTGCCTGGTCGCGGCGTCGATTGCAGCCCCAATTGCCGATTGACTTATTCCGCCGGATTTCGTTCAAAACGGACGGGGGCAGTCGGTATAAGTGCGGGTGAGCGGTGCCGTTTTCTTTTCATGGAACGCCGCGGCGTGGTCGGATAGCGGGCCGGGGATTGCGTCCCGGTTGTCGTTTCGTTGCCGTCCTTGCCGCCTTTTGCCTGATCCTTTCCGCGCATGGTCCGAGCCTGGCGCAGCCGATCGAGACGGTCGCCGAACAGGCGATCATCATGGATGCGGAAAGCGGCGCCATTCTTTTTGAAAAGAATGCCGAGGAGCGCATTCCGCCGGCCTCGCTGACGCTGCTGATGACGGCCGAGACCGTCTTCGACATGATCAAGCGCGGCCAGCTCAGCCGCGACCGGGAATTCAAGATCAGCGAGCATGCCTGGCGCACAGGCGGCGCGCCGGCCGGCGGCACCACCATGTTCGCCGAGCTCGGCTCCATGGTGCCGGTGATCGATCTCCTTCGCGGCGTCATCATCCAGATCGCCAATGACGGGGCGATCGCCCTTGCCGAGGGCATCGCCGGCTCGGAAGCGGCCTTCGGCGAGCAGATGACGCTGAGGGGCCTGGAAGTCGGCATGACCGACTCCAATTTCGTCAATCCGACCGGCTACGAGGACCCGAAGAACTACTCCACGGTCAAGGACCTCGCCGTCCTCGCGCGCCATGTCATCCGCACCTATCCGGAGCTCTACAAGCTCTTTGCGCAGCAGGAATTCACCTGGAACGACATCACCCAGCGCAACAAGAACCCGATGCTGACCATGTCGTCGTTCCAGGTCGACGGCCTCGTCATCGGCGGCACCAGCATCGACCGGCTCGGCATGGTGACCTCGGCAAAGCGCGGCGACCTCAGGCTGATCCTCGCCTTTTATGGGCTGCCTTCCAAGGCGGCGCGGCTGAAGGAGGCCAAGGCGCTGCTCGACTGGGCGTTCGGCTCGTTCGAGGCGGTGCGGCTGTTCGAGGCCGGAGAGACCGTCGGCGAGGCGCGGGTCTTCGGCGGCGAGAAGAGCTATGTGCCGCTGGTCGGCGAGGGAGCCGTCATCGCCTTCCTGGAAGAGAACGTCGTCAAGGGATACCACGGCCGCATCGCCTATGAGGGCCCCGTCGTGGCGCCGGTGGAAAAGGGCCAGCCGATCGGCAATCTGGAAATCGTCCGTGACAAGGCGGTGGTCCAGAAGATCCCGCTCTTTGCCGGCGAATCGGTCGGCATCGGCGGCTTCCACGGCAAGGCGTTCGATGCGTTGATCGAAGCCGTCGCCGGGCTCTGGTACTGACGTCGCCGCCGGCATTCCTCGGCAAAAAAATATTCCGTTCGCGCACGATCCCGGACTGGGGCTTTCCTCGCGCGCCCGTTCGGTCGATATAAGGGCTGAACGCGCGTGGGCGCACATCGCAGATATCGGGACCCAGCCAGGTGGCCGGAACGTTCATAACCTTCGAAGGCGGCGAGGGCGCCGGCAAGTCGACGCAGATCCGGCGCCTTGCCGCGCGGCTGGAAGGACTCGGCCTTGAGGTCGTGACGACCCGCGAGCCGGGCGGCGCGCCGGGCGCGGAGGCGATCCGCGAGGTGCTGCTCTCCGGCAAGGCGAAGGCCCTCGGGCCGCTCGTGGAGGCAACGCTCTTTGCCGCCGCGCGGATCGACCATGTGGCGAACAGGATTCGCCCGGCGCTCGATCGCGGCGCGGTCGTGCTCTGCGACCGCTTCACCGATTCCACCCGCGTCTATCAGGGCGACGGCGACGGGGTCGATGCGACGACCGTGGCGGAACTGGAGCGCATTGCCGTCGACGGCGTCCGTCCGGACCTCACGCTCGTCCTCGACCTGCCGGTGGAGGTGGCGCTAGAGCGGATTGCGACGCGCCGGGGCGACGAGCATCCCGATCGCTTCGAGGGCGAGGCCGACGTCGTCCATCATCGCCGCCGCGAGGCGTTCCTGTCGATCGCGAAAGCCGAGCCCGACCGCTGCGCCGTTATCGATGCCTCGGGCGACGAAGAGACGGTGGCTAATCGCATCTGGGAGACCGTCGCGGCGCGCCTCGATCTTCCCACAGAGAGCCATCCTGCGGAGGCCGGCCATGGCTGATGCCGTACCGCTCGACGCCGACGCCATCGACGATGTGCCGCATCCGCGGCAGCAGCAGCGGCTTGCCGGCCAGGCGCATGCCGAGACCGAACTGCTGGACGCCTACCGCTCGGGCCGCATTCACCACGCCTGGATTCTCTCCGGCACCCGCGGCATCGGCAAGGCGACGCTCGCCTTCCGGATGGCGCGCTTCGTGCTCGCCCATCCCGATCCAAAGGCGGCGGCGGTCGCGGGCGCAAGAGACCTCTCCGTCGCCCCGGACGTCCCCGCGGCGCGCAAGGTCGCGGCCGGGTCCCATCCGGATCTTCTGCACCTGCGCCGGCCCTATGACGACAAGCGCAAGCGTTTCAAGACCGAGCTTCCCGTCGACGAGATCCGCCGCACGGCGTCCCTGTTCGGCACGACGGCGGGAGAGGGGGGCTGGCGCATCTGTATCGTCGATGCCGCCGACGACATGAACGCCAACGCCGCCAATGCGCTCCTGAAGGTTCTCGAAGAGCCGCCGCCGCGGGCGCTGTTCCTCGTCGTCTCGCACAATCCCGGCCGGCTCCTGCCGACGATCCGCTCGCGCTGCCGCAAGCTGGCGCTCGACCCGCTGGCGCCGGAAACGATCGCCGGCGAGCTGCAGGCCCTCGGCCTTGCCGGCGGGCTCGACGAGCGCACGCTGCACCGGGTCGCCGTGCTCGGCTCGGGGAGCCTCCGCCGTTCCGTCCTTCTCCTGCGCGCCGACGGCGTTGCGCTCTGGGATGCCTTCGAGGACATCGCCCACGGCCTGCCGAAGATGGACCGGGCGGCGATCCACGCCCTTGCCGACCGGGTCGCGGCGCGCGATGCCGACGACGTCTTTGCCACCTTCAAGGACATCGTCCGCGACTGGCTGACGGCGCGGGTGCGCGACGGGGCGGCCGCCGGCGCCTCGGCCGGCGACCTCATTGCCTGGAGCGAGGCCTGGGAGACCATCAACCAGGCCAACCGCACGGCCGCCGTCCTCAATCTCGACCGCAAGCAACTGGTGCTCGATACCTTCCGGACCCTTGCGGAAGCGGCCCGAAATTCGCTATCTCCCCAGTCGACCTAGCGCTGCACAAGCGCCGACCTCCCGAAAGTTTTCCGCCAATGAGCGACCAACAGACATTCTACATCACGACGGCCATCTCCTATCCGAACGGCGCGCCCCATATCGGCCACGCCTATGAGGTGATCGCCACCGACACGCTCGCCCGCTTCAAGCGGCTCGACGGCTACAATGTCCGGTTCCTGACCGGCACCGACGAGCACGGCCAGAAGATGATCCAGACGGCGGCCAAGCACGGCATGTCGGTGCGCGATTTCGCCAACCAGCAGGCGCCCCTGTTCCAGGAGATGGCGCGGGTGCTGACCTGCTCCAACGACGACTTCATCCGCACGACGGAAGAGCGCCACACGCGCTCCACCCAGGCGATCTGGCAGGCGATGGTGGACGCGGGCGACATCTATCTGGACAAATATTCCGGCTGGTACTCGGTGCGCGACGAGGCCTATTACGCGGAATCGGAAACCACCGTGACCGACGACGGCGTGCGCATCGGGCCGCAGGGCTCGCCCGTCGAATGGGTGGAGGAGGAGAGCTACTTCTTCCGGCTGTCGAAATATGAGCAGCCGCTCCTCGACCACTACGCCGCCAACCCGGATTTCATCGGCCCGGACGAGCGGCGCAACGAGGTCGTCAGCTTCGTGAAGGGCGGGCTCCGCGACCTCTCCGTCTCGCGCACGACCTTCGACTGGGGCATCCCGGTGCCGGGCGATGAAAAGCACGTGATGTATGTCTGGGTCGACGCGCTCACCAACTACATCACCGCCGTCGGCTATCCCGATACGCAGAGCGACCTCTTCGCGACCTACTGGCCGGCGAACGTCCATGTCATCGGCAAGGACATCCTGCGCTTCCACGCGGTCTACTGGCCGGCCTTCCTGATGTCGGCGGGTGTTGCCCTGCCGAAGCGGGTCTACGCCCACGGGTTCCTCTTCAATCGCGGGGAGAAGATGTCGAAGTCGGTCGGCAACGTCATCGATCCGCATTCCCTGGTCGCGGCCTATGGCGTCGACCAGCTCCGCTATTTCTTCCTGCGCGAGGTGCCGTTCGGCAAGGACGGCAACTACAGCCACGACGCCATCGTCAACCGCATCAACGCGGACCTTGCCAACGACCTCGGCAATCTCGCCCAGCGCTCCCTGTCGATGATCGCCAAGAACCTCGGCGGGGTGCTGCCGGAGCCGGGCGCCTTCACCGGGGACGACACGGCGATCCTCGATCAGACCGATGCGCTGCTCGACAAATGCCGGGCCGCCATGGACCGCCAGGAGATCCATCTGGCGCTCGGTGAGGTCTGGCAGGTGGTCGGCGAGGCGAACCGCTATTTCGCCGCCCAGGAGCCCTGGGCGCTGAAGAAGACCGATCCGGAGCGGATGGGGACCGTGCTCTATGTGACGGCCGAGATCATCCGCCAGGTGGCGATCCTCGCCCAGCCGGTGATGCCGACGTCCTCAGAGAAGCTGCTCGACCTTCTGGCGCTCAGTGCCGACGAACGGACCTTCGCGACGCTCGGCGCTAGCGGCCGGCTGAAGGCCGGCACAGAGCTGCCGAAACCGCAGCCGGTCTATCCGCGCTATGTCGACGAGATCCCGGACGAGGAGAAATGATGCTCGTCGACAGCCACTGCCATCTTGATTTTCCTGATTTCGCCGAGGAGCGCGACGACGTGGTCGCCCGCGCCCTCGACGTCGGCGTTGCCCGCATGGTGACGATTTGCACGCGGGTCCGCCAGTTCGATGCCGTGCGGGCCATAGCCGAGACCTACGATCCGGTCTACTGCTCGGTCGGCACCCATCCGCACAATGCGGCGGAGGAACTGGACGTCACCACCGAGCATCTCGTGCGCATGGCCGAGCACCCGAAGGTGGTCGCCATCGGCGAGGCCGGGCTCGACTATTTCTATGACCATTCGCCGCGCGAGGCGCAGCAGCAGAGCTTGCGCGTCCATATCGCGGCGGCGCGCGAGACCGGGCTGCCGCTCGTCATCCATTCGCGCGATGCCGACGACGACATGATCGCGATCCTGACGGAGGAGATGGGGAAGGGGGCTTTCCCGGCCCTCCTCCATTGTTTCTCGTCCGGGCGCGCGCTTGCACTCGCCGGCATCGACCTCGGCCTCTACGTCTCGTTCTCCGGCATCCTCACCTTCAAGAAGTCCGAAGAACTGCGCGCGATCGCCGCCGAACTGCCGCGCGACCGGTTGCTGGTGGAGACCGACGCGCCGTATCTGGCGCCGGTGCCGAACCGGGGCAAGCGCAACGAGCCGTCCTTCGTTGCCCATACGGCCAAGGTGCTGGCGGAGACGGTCGGCGCCACCGAGGAAGAAATCGGCGCGGTGACGACGGAGAATTTCTTCCGGCTGTTTTCCAAGGTGCCGAGGGTTTGAGTGAGTATGTCTTCACGCTGCTCGGCTGCGGGGCGTCGCCGGGCGTGCCGCGCATCGGCAACGACTGGGGTGCGTGCGACCCCAAGAACCCGAAGAACACGCGGCGGCGGAGCGCGCTCCTGATCGAGCGGCGGACGGGCGATGCCGTGACCTGCGTTCTCGTCGATACGGGGCCGGATCTTCGCGCGCAGATGATCGATGCCCATGTCGCCTGGGTGGACGCCGTCTTCTACACCCATCCGCATGCCGACCACATCCACGGCATCGACGACCTCAGGGCCTTTGCGATCAACCACCGGCGCCGCGTCGACGTCTATATGGATGCGGAGACGGCGGAGCGCGTGCGGGGCGGCTTCGACTATTGCTTCCGCATGCCGAAGGCCTCGAACTATCCGCCGATCCTGGAAGAGCACCGGATCCGCGCCTTTGAGCCGGTGACGATCGACGGGCCGGGCGGCGCGATCGAAATGCAGCCGTTCCTGCAGGTGCATGGCAGCATTCCGTCGCTCGGGTTCCGGGTCGGCGATTTCGCCTATTCGACGGACGCCAGCGACTTCCCGGAGGAGACGCTGCCATACCTTGAGGGCCTCGACAGCTGGATCGTCGGGGCGCTGAGGTACAAGCCGCATCCGAGCCATTTTTCGGTGTCCGAGGCCGTCGACTGGGCGCAAAGGCTCGGCCCGCGGCGGACGATCCTGACGCACATGCATGTCGACCTCGACTACGAGACGCTGTCGGCCGAACTGCCGGACGGCATCGAGCCGGGCTATGATGGCCTGACGATCGTGCGCCCGGCGGACGACTGATCGGGACGCGCTCCGGTCGGACGGACTTATCACCGCTGCGCCGGACGGCGTTATGATGGTCGGGCGGACGGTTTCGGCACGGCGGCTCATCGGCTGCTCGTCGGTGCCATCAGGCAACGGCGCTGTCGGGGGACCGGTGGACGCCTCGGCATTGATCAGACCCGAACAGCCCGAATGCCCGTCTTTCCCATACAAAAATATTCCATAATATATCTTATGCGAATCATGTGTGGGCAGCGGGAGGGTGCCCTGCGGCTGCCGGGATTGCTGTTCGCCGCTCTTCCCTCCCGGTTCTTCAGGATGATCGCTGCCGATGTCCCGGGCGGCGCCGTCGGCATGTCGTGTGGCGTAAGAAGCATCACCGCGATGTGCATCGCGCCATCGCCGCGGCCAGACCGGCGGCCGGGCTCGTCAACGGCGTCGGGCCGTTCCTGACGGACCGTGCCGCGTCGGCCATGGAGGCCTGCGCCAGGGCGACGATCGACGCCCCGTCGGCATAGGCCGCATCGGCGGCCGTTGCGATGGCCGCGAGATAGCCGCCCGTGTCGCCGGCCCTGAAACGATCCCAGACGCCGGGCACGAGCCGGATGTCGACTGTGGCGCCTGTCTTTGTCGCTTCCTCCTCGAAGACCCGTCTGGTCGCCTCCAGCGTCGTCTCCACGGCACAGAGCGCGACGACGGTGCCGCCCGTTGCTGCCGCCTCCTCCGCCAGCGCCCTGTCGATCCGGATGACGGGCGCGGCCGATGTCTCGGCGGCGGTATGGGCGACGGGGCCGAGCGTCGAACAGGTCAGGAGAACCGCATCGGCATTCCCGGCAAGCCCGGAAAGGATTGCCGCGGTGTCGTCGGCGATCTGCGGCGTCAGGCCGCCTGCCGCCTCGGCGGCAAGAAGAAGCTCCGGGCGCACAAAATGCTCCAGCGTTCCGTCCGGCAGTCCGAGGTGTCTGGCTGCGGCCTCGAAGATCGCCACGTTGCTCGCCGCGCTATGGAGGCATTTGAGCAGCACTCGGGTCACCCTTCAGGTTTGGAGCGGCTTCTCCTGGCGGCGTTGCCGCGGCAACGGGCCGGAATTCCGCCGTTTTCCCGGCCTTTGCGAAATACCGGTACCGGTACTGGAATACATTGTGTTCAGTCGAAACTGCAAATAAGAATAGTTCCTGTTCCTACTTGGATTTTCTTCCCTTTTCAGGACGATCGCAAAATGATCAGGATCTTCTCTGCCACTGTACTCGCCTTGGCGGTGTTGACGGGCCCTTCGCTGGCCGCCGGCGACCGTTTCTGCCATCAATACGCCTCAACCACCGCCGATGTCGCCCAGGACGCCATCAACAAGAACCCCGCCTGCCTCAATCCGAGCAAGGGCGTGCACGGCGTTTATCAGGCGCACTACGACTGGTGCCGCAAGACCCCGCGCAAGACGGTCGAAGGCGCAGCCGACAACATCCGGCGGCTGGCGCGCCAGTGTACCCGCCAGGCGGGCGGGCCGAACGGTCGGACGAATCCCCAGTTCTGCCAAAAATATGCGACCAATGCCGCCCGGGTGTCGCAAAACGCCATCGACCGCAATCCGAACTGTCTCGATCCCAGCCGGGGCGTTCACGGCTATTACCAGGGACATTACGACTGGTGCCTGAAGAATACGCGCGGCACCGTGCAAGGCGCGGCCAAAAACATCCGGCGGCTGGCGCGCCAGTGCAGCCGTTGACGGCCTGGAGCCTCGGGCGAGCATGGAATCGCGCCGAATGCTATAACCAACTGTTTTAACGAATAGAATTTTCGAGGACCGGTCTTTGTTTTTGGGGAAACCGGTCTGGAATCGGAGCGCTGAAAAGACCGGAGGGCGGCCTCGGCTGCCCTCCTTTTTCGTGAAAATGACCGGGCGGGCGCCCTCGCCGCCGTCGCGGCGTGCCGGTGACCGCGCGCCGCCGCCCATGCTAGGCTACGACCCGCGACTCTTTTCGTTGCACCCCTTCCGTCCGACAAAAATCCGGAGCCTTTGCCATGGAGCCCTCGCGGGACATTTCACGCCTTCTGGAAATCATGGCGGCGCTGAGGACGCCGGGCACCGGATGTCCCTGGGACCTGGA includes:
- a CDS encoding nucleoside/nucleotide kinase family protein, encoding MGLGNTETIAFEDLVERLKTRGGAGGRLLVALAGPPAAGKSTLADRLADALNAAAPESTAVFGLDGYHFDDMVLEARGMRARKGAPDTFDVAGFAHMLARLKANAEEEGIAVPVFDRDLEIARAGARIIPQSVRTLIVEGNYLLLDRPRWRDLAALFDVTVGLDCDLAVLEARLKQRWERLSSAEAAAKIADNDLPNARLVVGESMAPDLRIACDPSSS
- a CDS encoding septal ring lytic transglycosylase RlpA family protein, yielding MRILLVVAVSAMVAACATDNKGSGKRSKEYFSEKKYGVKASPRVARNGKKIRSGGGRYLVGKPYKVAGKWYKPRKVRKYTKTGYASWYGSAFHGRLTANGEVYDMNRLSAAHTTLPLPSYVRVTNLKNDRSVIVRVNDRGPFHGKRVIDLSKRTADLLDFRHSGVAKVKVEYVGDAPLEGHDHAMLMASYRGPGQTAPGGTFPGTMIASATPKTPAAAEVATPARPTPPVMLAQAPVPKPRPFWAATAPVEVAFDPASAFAAGDGVMVASLETPVTSPTAEPAGAAQSAVTGTYSPDDSRPDAKVALAENAADDARRVRTVTYRMPGQDRVATPQRAAAPVQRSEPVRVASNPINLQPQQPARQVRQAVSNDTGLRLRRSSAPVPPAPVGATPPANVGGPFVPVSADASSAVFTAGGLFYARPDRIEAGYQVIASVADGSVPLSTLEARIAAAGQRAVAARADIRLGVFRNPQSIAKLERGLAHLGRIDRRTVTANGEALTLLSLTEIKAGVSTDDAIAAAERLGAAGAHPVR
- a CDS encoding D-alanyl-D-alanine carboxypeptidase family protein, whose translation is MRPGCRFVAVLAAFCLILSAHGPSLAQPIETVAEQAIIMDAESGAILFEKNAEERIPPASLTLLMTAETVFDMIKRGQLSRDREFKISEHAWRTGGAPAGGTTMFAELGSMVPVIDLLRGVIIQIANDGAIALAEGIAGSEAAFGEQMTLRGLEVGMTDSNFVNPTGYEDPKNYSTVKDLAVLARHVIRTYPELYKLFAQQEFTWNDITQRNKNPMLTMSSFQVDGLVIGGTSIDRLGMVTSAKRGDLRLILAFYGLPSKAARLKEAKALLDWAFGSFEAVRLFEAGETVGEARVFGGEKSYVPLVGEGAVIAFLEENVVKGYHGRIAYEGPVVAPVEKGQPIGNLEIVRDKAVVQKIPLFAGESVGIGGFHGKAFDALIEAVAGLWY
- the tmk gene encoding dTMP kinase, whose product is MAGTFITFEGGEGAGKSTQIRRLAARLEGLGLEVVTTREPGGAPGAEAIREVLLSGKAKALGPLVEATLFAAARIDHVANRIRPALDRGAVVLCDRFTDSTRVYQGDGDGVDATTVAELERIAVDGVRPDLTLVLDLPVEVALERIATRRGDEHPDRFEGEADVVHHRRREAFLSIAKAEPDRCAVIDASGDEETVANRIWETVAARLDLPTESHPAEAGHG
- a CDS encoding DNA polymerase III subunit delta'; this encodes MADAVPLDADAIDDVPHPRQQQRLAGQAHAETELLDAYRSGRIHHAWILSGTRGIGKATLAFRMARFVLAHPDPKAAAVAGARDLSVAPDVPAARKVAAGSHPDLLHLRRPYDDKRKRFKTELPVDEIRRTASLFGTTAGEGGWRICIVDAADDMNANAANALLKVLEEPPPRALFLVVSHNPGRLLPTIRSRCRKLALDPLAPETIAGELQALGLAGGLDERTLHRVAVLGSGSLRRSVLLLRADGVALWDAFEDIAHGLPKMDRAAIHALADRVAARDADDVFATFKDIVRDWLTARVRDGAAAGASAGDLIAWSEAWETINQANRTAAVLNLDRKQLVLDTFRTLAEAARNSLSPQST
- the metG gene encoding methionine--tRNA ligase, with the translated sequence MSDQQTFYITTAISYPNGAPHIGHAYEVIATDTLARFKRLDGYNVRFLTGTDEHGQKMIQTAAKHGMSVRDFANQQAPLFQEMARVLTCSNDDFIRTTEERHTRSTQAIWQAMVDAGDIYLDKYSGWYSVRDEAYYAESETTVTDDGVRIGPQGSPVEWVEEESYFFRLSKYEQPLLDHYAANPDFIGPDERRNEVVSFVKGGLRDLSVSRTTFDWGIPVPGDEKHVMYVWVDALTNYITAVGYPDTQSDLFATYWPANVHVIGKDILRFHAVYWPAFLMSAGVALPKRVYAHGFLFNRGEKMSKSVGNVIDPHSLVAAYGVDQLRYFFLREVPFGKDGNYSHDAIVNRINADLANDLGNLAQRSLSMIAKNLGGVLPEPGAFTGDDTAILDQTDALLDKCRAAMDRQEIHLALGEVWQVVGEANRYFAAQEPWALKKTDPERMGTVLYVTAEIIRQVAILAQPVMPTSSEKLLDLLALSADERTFATLGASGRLKAGTELPKPQPVYPRYVDEIPDEEK
- a CDS encoding TatD family hydrolase, whose amino-acid sequence is MLVDSHCHLDFPDFAEERDDVVARALDVGVARMVTICTRVRQFDAVRAIAETYDPVYCSVGTHPHNAAEELDVTTEHLVRMAEHPKVVAIGEAGLDYFYDHSPREAQQQSLRVHIAAARETGLPLVIHSRDADDDMIAILTEEMGKGAFPALLHCFSSGRALALAGIDLGLYVSFSGILTFKKSEELRAIAAELPRDRLLVETDAPYLAPVPNRGKRNEPSFVAHTAKVLAETVGATEEEIGAVTTENFFRLFSKVPRV
- a CDS encoding MBL fold metallo-hydrolase, whose protein sequence is MSEYVFTLLGCGASPGVPRIGNDWGACDPKNPKNTRRRSALLIERRTGDAVTCVLVDTGPDLRAQMIDAHVAWVDAVFYTHPHADHIHGIDDLRAFAINHRRRVDVYMDAETAERVRGGFDYCFRMPKASNYPPILEEHRIRAFEPVTIDGPGGAIEMQPFLQVHGSIPSLGFRVGDFAYSTDASDFPEETLPYLEGLDSWIVGALRYKPHPSHFSVSEAVDWAQRLGPRRTILTHMHVDLDYETLSAELPDGIEPGYDGLTIVRPADD
- a CDS encoding aspartate/glutamate racemase family protein, with product MLLKCLHSAASNVAIFEAAARHLGLPDGTLEHFVRPELLLAAEAAGGLTPQIADDTAAILSGLAGNADAVLLTCSTLGPVAHTAAETSAAPVIRIDRALAEEAAATGGTVVALCAVETTLEATRRVFEEEATKTGATVDIRLVPGVWDRFRAGDTGGYLAAIATAADAAYADGASIVALAQASMADAARSVRNGPTPLTSPAAGLAAAMARCTSR